atgaaaagacaaaaaaaaaaaaagaaaaagaaaagcgaggaaaaaaaggaaaaagaaacacaaaagaaaagaaaaaaagaacaaagcaaaaggaaacgaggagagagaggaaaaaaaaaaaaggagaattcatcgaaagataagaaaaatgaatgaaaattacCTCGTTTAGAAAGTTCGAATCGATCATCGTGTTGTAagtatatattgaataaagTTCCAATATAAAGATGTTCGTTAATATGGCGGTCGATGCAACGTGAAAGATCATAGCTCTCTAAGACgttttataatagatattatcgatgaaagGTGTACGAGACGTTAGGAAAAGGCGATAGAAAGAACGCGTTTAAAGCGAAACTCGTCTCTCTGTATATGTAAGAGAATATTGTCGGTCAGCGACTCGTGGGAAGTCAACAGTTCTAAGTTCGTTCGATAAGATCTTTCGAGCAAGTATACACGAATCACGTCACTTTGTATTTCCCGCCAATCACATTTcgaatttgaaagaaatttttctcctttctttttttctcctcgtcATCCAAATAATCgtcattgtttttcttcttcctaatTTCGTTCGCCCTCGTTGTCGCGTGTCCgatgtttccttttttgctttttctttttctcttttgtttttttctttttttttcctttttttttgcttgttCTTTCCCTTAcctaattttctattttttattctttttttttttttgtttttttttttctttcaacgttATCACTCGTACGAAAATGAATTAATCATTTTCCTAATAGATCATCGTTTTCCGATATAATCGAATCTTCTAGATCTTCGGATCGAGACAAATATTCGCCAGCTTGTCTGTACCGTAAGACTTCTTCGagttcaattaaatatttttcatcctCTTGGTTAAACTCATTTCCCTGATattaagagagaaagttttGTAATAATTGACTCGTTGGTAAATCGATTATGAAAGACAATTACCTCTATTCTTACATAAAGGAGGCCTTTGCTCGTATCATTCAACATCATATAAGTCTGATAACGTAAGCAAGCTAATAATTGCTTAATAATTACACCAGATAAATGATTaactgtaatataataatatatatatatatatttttttgttcttcttctttaattaatcgtatcaattttaataatataataatacatacaactaatatttaaatgttttaatacaaaatttcCACTTGTTCTTATGACTCCTCCAGTAGCTGTACTTTCTTTGCCAAAAGGATGATCAATTTCTATGGGTGAATCTTTTTTCGACGtcttaaaggaaaagaaaaaaaaaaaaaaaagaaaagaaagaaaaatagaacaatGCAATATCGCGTGTAATGAATTTTAGtagaatcattttttttttctttttttttttttttttttttttttttttttttttttttttttttttttttttttttttttaagagaaactTACTGGAACTTGggatatatttttagaattttcttGCACCGTTATCTTGGAAGAACTATTCGAAAGCGAGACTATAGCGAGatcatttatgtatgtatgtatatatatatatatatatatcaaagaatgtagttattaaaatgttgatatatttatgtaattcaTACGTTTTTTggatttattcgattttttcgAAACCTTGTTGTTCCTTTTCGTCTGTAAAATATCCAAGTTCGGTAaatcttcaataattttaGATAGTTCATTTTGGTTCCTTtgatttaaatcgattaactttttttctcgtaataTCAAAGCATCGAATCTACGTCTACGAAGATCCACGATCTCGTTATGCGTTAATTTTGACctgatttgtaataaaaagttaatagAAATTCTTGAATatgcattattaaaattctttgatAGAATAATCGTGCTTTTGAACTAACATATTAAGTTCTTGGATTATCAAACTGGCACCGTCATCGCATATCCTGTTTCCTGTTAAGATCAGACTTTGAACAGAACTGCAATtggaattaagaaaatataattcaatttgtTAAAATCATTTGAGTTTAATATCAGGGGAGAAAAAATTCTCTCGTACCGATTTGTTCGTAACATCCGTCCAATTTCTAATGCTCCTGGATCACCGATACGATTATTTGCTAAATTAAGAGCTAACAATTTTGGTTCGTTAGGTGGATCAGCGTATTGCAATTCGTCTGCTATTTTTTTAACTCCTTCATCTGTTATCTTGCAAAACTGCAAAGATAAATATGACaagctaaagaaaaaaaaaaaaaaaaaaaaaaaaaaaaaaaaaaaaaaaaaaaaaagtataggctttattttaatcaaataataacatttaatatgatatatcagcgataatatttaaatgttcacCTACTTTCCAACAGATTTACATAACAAGTGATAATTTTCTTGTACGTTTGGATTTCCATCCAAATTCAAATCTCTCAAGCAATTGAAATCCATAAGCATGCAATATATTTGCATAATACCGTATGCATTTATGCCACAATTTGGTAATCTATCGAACGTAAaagttattcatttattttgataatcgtaaaatatgagattatgaatttttattatgttcacCTTAATACAGTTAGTgtacgataattttttaatgtcgAATAAAGAGCAtccaaaatataaattgatactTCCTGTCGTATAATAtcgagaaattattaaatatattaaaatcgtaTTATCTTGTAAAGATATTGATATGACTTATCTTTGCATTCGAATTTTGTCAAAGTTTCCAATAATTTTGGATTTTcataagttaaataaaaaatagggTCAGCCACTTCGTTCTCTGttcttaaaatagaaaagaaatatatcgttatatttagaTATCGATTTACGGTGAAATATTACCGGTAAAGTTCGTGCGAAAATAATGAAGCTACGCTAATATTTGTTTAGGATCTGTTATCGAAATGATTCCTTCCAGCTGAGGAAATTGTTGTGTTAGTTTCACGTCAGTCGTACcattttttatctaaaaataatttctctaaGTGTTCCTCCTtagtcattatatttatcaattcatttttttcccctttctcgtttattatttACCACAAATTTAGGTGAACAACCGATCTCGTATTCCTTgcaatgtaataaaaattccaTTAAGAAATTCACTTGCGATAACCTTGACGTTTCAtctacaaaagaaagaagaaataagtaaaaaagaaagcgaaaaattaaatagaaaaaaaaaaaaaaagaaaaaaagaacagaaataatttaatcgacCGAATCGACTTTATTTTACAGATCATATTaattcttgaaatatttattacatacgtACTGTTCACCGACatggatttttctttcatcgacaaataatatttattctttttttcagccATATTTTATCACtgtaaaaaattgattaatattttaatattaatattacgtacgaaacgtatataaatataaatatttacgataaatccTAACGATGTCATTCAATAAACAAACAACTTCATATTATagtattaacgaaattcgacAAATCGAtactatacgtatatatgcgaGAATGATTAATTTACGATGGTGTAACGTTTGACGTTCATTtagggatttttttttctttttttttttctttttttttttcatagaagCAATAAATTCGAAGGGAAGGTTGGCGCCTAGTCAGCTAGCCCTTATGGCAAGAACGATGTAATTTGACGCCTAGGAAAACGCCTGGGATAAGGGACAACCCCAATGAAGTGTATACTAGGAAAAgctatatatacaaaaaaaaaaagaaagaaaagtatcgAACGATATTTACTACCCTATAATATTCTCCCGGCATTCTTTTGTTTGAAATTTTGCTCCCTCTTATTTCGTGAATATCACTCGATGCTTCGACTGATTATCGTCATTTATGAGATTAAAGTTCGTAATTACGATATTCCGAAAAGTTAAAGGGGGATGATTATTACAAAGGCTTCACTATGGTCTAAAGGGACGCCATTTATGATGGCTACCCACTGCATCAtaccattgaaaatattagtgGCATCGAAATTTtgcaatttgattttttttttttttttttatatgttaattatatacatacaaattgtAAACGCGttgaacttttattattattatctttttttcttttaattct
The genomic region above belongs to Vespa crabro chromosome 2, iyVesCrab1.2, whole genome shotgun sequence and contains:
- the LOC124422106 gene encoding uncharacterized protein LOC124422106, yielding MQIYCMLMDFNCLRDLNLDGNPNVQENYHLLCKSVGNLSYLSLQFCKITDEGVKKIADELQYADPPNEPKLLALNLANNRIGDPGALEIGRMLRTNRSVQSLILTGNRICDDGASLIIQELNMSKLTHNEIVDLRRRRFDALILREKKLIDLNQRNQNELSKIIEDLPNLDILQTKRNNKVSKKSNKSKKLNHLSGVIIKQLLACLRYQTYMMLNDTSKGLLYVRIEGNEFNQEDEKYLIELEEVLRYRQAGEYLSRSEDLEDSIISENDDLLGK